A section of the Asticcacaulis sp. EMRT-3 genome encodes:
- a CDS encoding MFS transporter: MVESKAERRETLRRNLWPAAVMLALGFSSGLPYLLIYDTASVWLRQAGVSLADIGYFFLFTTFSYTLKFMWAPVIDRLNLPFLTQTFGHRRGWLLLIQILLVAGLLAISTSHPEHGIILMAIIASLTGFVAATQDIVMDAWRIEAVEEKLQGLMASCYQWGYRIALILAGVLPLVLAGPLGWNAAYAIMAGFMAVGIAAVLLAPREKAHTIRPIHMDGLPSQPWLEGLEWMARGVLIVLAAIIMGCGLTGNVDVLDFLLGLVGLSAHAQDALKAVWTAKTSGVFLQIPAFLLGFAVLGACCLPLPWATRPGAYFKGAFVAPVADFFSRYENWAAFILSLILVYRVSEFILNIMNPFYVDLGFSLDMIAGMRKVWGVAMSMLGLGLASWIIARFGLMKSLVIGAVVGPLSHAGFMWLACAGHDVKVFAIAMALDNISAGISGTVLIAYMSSLTSSAFTASQYALFSSLYSVLGKLVASQSGRIVEASAKAAHQGGVASLFTGLMGHLSADSYVLPALRLGVSPAALGAGYFTFFAYTIVIGFISILMSVWLYFRRKPTIPPEDQARDVARTS; encoded by the coding sequence ATGGTCGAAAGCAAGGCGGAAAGACGCGAAACCCTGAGGCGCAATCTGTGGCCGGCGGCGGTCATGCTGGCGCTCGGCTTCTCATCCGGCCTGCCCTATCTTTTGATCTATGACACGGCCAGCGTCTGGCTGCGTCAGGCCGGTGTGTCGCTGGCCGATATTGGCTATTTCTTCCTGTTCACCACCTTCAGCTATACGCTGAAATTCATGTGGGCACCGGTGATCGACCGTCTGAACCTGCCCTTCTTGACCCAAACCTTCGGCCATCGCCGAGGCTGGCTGTTGCTGATTCAGATTCTGCTGGTGGCGGGCCTGCTGGCTATTTCGACCAGCCACCCCGAACACGGCATTATCCTGATGGCCATTATCGCCTCTCTGACCGGCTTCGTGGCCGCCACCCAGGACATCGTGATGGATGCCTGGCGTATCGAGGCGGTCGAGGAAAAGCTGCAAGGCCTGATGGCGTCCTGCTATCAATGGGGTTATCGCATCGCCCTCATTCTGGCGGGCGTCCTGCCGCTGGTGCTGGCCGGGCCGCTCGGCTGGAACGCCGCCTATGCGATCATGGCCGGTTTCATGGCGGTCGGCATCGCCGCCGTTTTGCTGGCTCCACGCGAAAAGGCGCACACCATCCGCCCGATCCACATGGACGGCCTGCCATCGCAGCCCTGGCTGGAGGGGCTGGAATGGATGGCGCGCGGCGTGCTGATCGTGCTGGCCGCCATCATCATGGGCTGCGGCCTGACCGGCAATGTCGATGTGCTCGATTTTCTGCTCGGCCTCGTCGGCTTAAGCGCCCATGCTCAGGACGCCCTGAAAGCGGTATGGACGGCGAAGACCAGCGGTGTTTTCCTGCAAATTCCGGCTTTTCTGTTAGGCTTTGCCGTGCTGGGCGCCTGCTGCCTGCCCCTGCCCTGGGCCACCAGACCCGGCGCCTATTTCAAGGGCGCCTTCGTGGCGCCGGTGGCCGATTTTTTCAGCCGCTATGAAAACTGGGCGGCCTTCATCCTGTCCCTGATCCTCGTCTATCGCGTCAGCGAATTCATCCTCAATATCATGAACCCCTTCTATGTCGATCTCGGCTTCAGCCTCGACATGATTGCCGGGATGCGCAAGGTGTGGGGCGTGGCCATGTCGATGCTCGGCTTAGGCCTGGCGAGCTGGATCATTGCCCGCTTCGGCCTGATGAAATCGCTGGTCATCGGGGCTGTGGTCGGCCCGCTCAGCCATGCCGGTTTCATGTGGCTGGCCTGCGCCGGACATGATGTGAAGGTCTTCGCCATCGCCATGGCCCTGGACAATATCTCAGCCGGCATTTCCGGCACGGTGCTGATCGCCTATATGTCGTCCCTGACCTCTTCGGCCTTCACCGCCTCGCAATATGCGTTGTTTTCCAGCCTCTATTCGGTGCTGGGCAAGCTGGTGGCCTCGCAATCAGGCCGCATCGTCGAGGCTTCGGCCAAGGCCGCGCACCAGGGCGGCGTGGCGTCGCTGTTCACCGGCCTGATGGGGCATTTGAGCGCGGATTCCTACGTGCTGCCCGCCCTCAGGCTGGGCGTCAGCCCGGCGGCGCTGGGCGCAGGCTATTTCACCTTTTTCGCCTATACCATCGTGATCGGCTTCATTTCGATCCTGATGAGCGTCTGGCTTTATTTCAGGCGCAAACCCACAATACCGCCCGAAGATCAGGCGCGTGATGTGGCGCGCACATCATAG
- the rsmI gene encoding 16S rRNA (cytidine(1402)-2'-O)-methyltransferase: protein MESLFAPPPKPVSPGLYIVATPIGNLRDITLRALDILRAADVVLAEDTRVAGKLMAAYDLKKKLLRYDDHAGPKLLPEIIERLQAGQIIAQISDAGTPLISDPGFRLVAEAHQAGAKVHPIPGASSVLAALCLSGLPTDRFLFAGFLPNKSGARKTFLAEFAAQRATLVFFETGPRLHDSLIDLKTVLGDREACICRELTKLFETGHRGPLSALIDDPVLQEPKGEIVIVIAPPEDDAPSTDNLDEALQLALQTYAPADAAKQLAQAFGLPRKLIYQKALEMQARKRRDE, encoded by the coding sequence ATGGAATCCCTGTTCGCCCCGCCGCCCAAACCCGTCAGCCCCGGCCTCTATATCGTCGCCACGCCAATTGGCAATTTGCGCGACATCACCCTGCGCGCGCTTGATATTCTGCGCGCCGCCGATGTGGTGCTGGCCGAAGATACGCGCGTCGCCGGCAAGCTGATGGCCGCCTATGATCTGAAAAAGAAGCTGCTGCGTTATGATGATCATGCCGGGCCGAAACTCTTGCCGGAGATTATCGAGCGCCTGCAAGCGGGACAGATTATCGCCCAGATTTCCGATGCGGGCACGCCGCTGATCTCCGATCCCGGCTTCAGGCTGGTGGCCGAGGCACATCAGGCGGGCGCGAAGGTTCATCCCATTCCCGGCGCCTCATCGGTGCTGGCCGCACTGTGCCTGTCGGGCCTGCCGACCGACCGTTTTCTGTTCGCGGGCTTTCTGCCCAACAAATCAGGCGCGCGCAAAACCTTTCTGGCTGAGTTTGCCGCGCAACGCGCCACCCTCGTCTTTTTCGAGACCGGCCCGCGTCTGCACGATTCCCTGATCGACCTGAAAACTGTGCTGGGCGACCGCGAAGCCTGTATCTGCCGTGAACTGACGAAATTGTTTGAGACCGGCCATCGCGGCCCTTTAAGCGCGCTGATTGACGACCCCGTTTTGCAGGAGCCGAAGGGTGAAATCGTCATCGTCATCGCCCCGCCCGAAGACGATGCTCCGTCTACGGACAATCTCGACGAAGCCCTGCAACTGGCCCTGCAAACCTATGCCCCGGCCGACGCCGCCAAGCAACTGGCGCAAGCCTTTGGCCTGCCGCGCAAGCTGATCTACCAGAAGGCGCTGGAAATGCAGGCGCGCAAACGCCGGGATGAATAG
- the gshB gene encoding glutathione synthase codes for MSLRVAVSMDPIEKVNIAADTTFQMMMAAQARGHQLWVFEPKHLSLEDGRPFARARKVTLRAVKGDHVTAGDYEKLDLEDDLDVILLRQDPPFDIAYITSTYLLERVHPKTLVVNNPTSVRDAPEKLLATHFPDLQPPTLVSADPLALHDFFARHGDCILKPLHGAAGNGVIKLKAGDRNLDALVELFASISREPVILQKFIPAVSAGDKRIILIDGEIAGGINRVPEEGAVRSNLRVGGRAEPLHLTARDREICERLKPVLKDKGLMFVGIDVIGDYLTEINVTSPTGAVQLKTFEGVDASALMWDRIEALRAAR; via the coding sequence ATGAGCCTGCGCGTCGCCGTTTCTATGGATCCGATCGAGAAGGTCAATATCGCCGCCGACACCACGTTTCAGATGATGATGGCGGCCCAGGCGCGCGGCCACCAGCTCTGGGTGTTCGAGCCGAAGCACCTGTCGCTGGAAGATGGCCGTCCGTTCGCCCGCGCCCGCAAGGTGACGCTTCGCGCCGTCAAGGGCGATCATGTGACGGCGGGCGATTATGAAAAACTCGATCTCGAAGACGATCTCGACGTGATCCTGCTGCGGCAGGATCCGCCGTTCGACATCGCCTATATCACCTCGACCTATCTGCTCGAACGGGTGCATCCGAAGACTCTGGTGGTCAATAACCCGACCAGCGTGCGCGATGCACCGGAAAAACTGCTGGCCACCCACTTTCCCGATCTGCAACCGCCCACCCTGGTCAGCGCCGATCCGCTGGCCCTGCATGATTTCTTCGCCCGGCATGGCGATTGTATCCTAAAGCCCCTGCATGGCGCAGCGGGCAATGGTGTGATCAAGCTCAAGGCGGGCGACCGCAATCTTGACGCTCTCGTCGAGCTGTTCGCCTCGATCAGCCGCGAGCCAGTCATCCTGCAAAAATTCATCCCCGCCGTCAGCGCGGGTGACAAGCGCATCATCCTGATCGACGGTGAGATCGCAGGCGGTATCAATCGCGTGCCCGAAGAGGGGGCCGTGCGCTCTAATTTGCGCGTCGGCGGCCGCGCCGAACCGCTGCACCTGACGGCGCGCGACCGCGAAATCTGCGAACGCCTCAAGCCCGTCCTCAAGGACAAGGGCCTGATGTTCGTCGGTATCGATGTGATCGGCGATTATCTGACCGAAATCAACGTCACCTCACCCACCGGTGCGGTGCAGCTCAAAACCTTCGAGGGGGTTGATGCCAGCGCTCTGATGTGGGATCGTATCGAGGCCCTGCGCGCCGCGCGCTGA
- the hemW gene encoding radical SAM family heme chaperone HemW yields the protein MGSLPLALYVHWPYCARICPYCDFNVTRHRGQASQRGLFDALLADLRRQAQGLGERQLASLFFGGGTPSLLPPEWVAELIAAAHTLFPTAGNIEITLEANPTDAEIARYQGFRSAGVNRLSLGVQSLDDQALTFLGRDHSAREAMHGIETAQSVFGRVSLDLIYALPDQDVDAWEAELRQAAALGVEHISPYQLTIEQATAFGRAVRRGQWSPPGQDLAEAFYFCTQDVLGQLGFEAYEVSNHARGPVARSAHNVLIWEGVDYMGIGPGSHGRLTRNGVRHATIAEPDLKTYAASADPIAVTALSLVEAEEEALMLGLRLIEGVRLERLPSLDLAKADTLIAEGFLACTKDRLRATDKGRVVLDRLLLELLS from the coding sequence GTGGGGTCTCTTCCTCTCGCCCTCTATGTCCACTGGCCCTATTGTGCGCGCATCTGCCCCTATTGCGATTTCAATGTGACCCGACATCGCGGACAGGCCAGCCAGCGCGGCCTGTTCGACGCCCTACTGGCCGACCTGCGCCGTCAGGCGCAGGGTCTGGGCGAACGGCAACTGGCCAGTCTCTTCTTCGGCGGCGGCACGCCCTCGCTCTTGCCGCCCGAATGGGTAGCCGAACTGATCGCGGCGGCGCACACACTATTCCCAACTGCCGGAAATATAGAAATAACGCTCGAAGCCAACCCGACCGATGCGGAAATCGCGCGCTATCAAGGCTTTCGCTCTGCCGGCGTCAACCGCCTGTCGCTGGGCGTGCAGTCGCTCGACGATCAGGCCCTGACCTTTCTGGGCCGCGACCATTCGGCGCGCGAAGCCATGCACGGCATCGAGACGGCGCAATCTGTGTTTGGCCGCGTCTCGCTCGATCTGATCTACGCCCTGCCCGATCAGGATGTGGACGCCTGGGAGGCCGAACTGCGTCAGGCGGCGGCCTTGGGCGTCGAACACATTTCGCCCTATCAACTGACCATCGAACAGGCCACGGCCTTCGGGCGGGCGGTCAGGCGCGGCCAGTGGTCACCGCCCGGCCAAGACCTCGCCGAAGCCTTCTATTTTTGCACGCAGGACGTGCTGGGCCAGCTCGGTTTCGAGGCCTATGAGGTGTCCAACCATGCGCGCGGGCCCGTTGCCCGCTCGGCGCATAATGTGCTGATCTGGGAGGGTGTCGATTATATGGGCATTGGGCCCGGCAGTCATGGCCGACTGACGCGCAACGGCGTTCGCCACGCCACTATCGCCGAGCCCGACCTGAAAACCTATGCCGCATCCGCCGATCCGATTGCCGTCACCGCCCTGTCGCTGGTCGAGGCCGAAGAAGAGGCCCTGATGCTGGGCCTGCGCCTGATCGAAGGGGTCAGACTGGAACGTCTGCCCTCGCTCGATCTCGCCAAGGCCGACACCCTGATCGCTGAGGGCTTCCTTGCGTGCACCAAGGATCGCCTGCGCGCCACCGATAAGGGCCGCGTCGTCCTGGACAGATTACTATTGGAGCTTCTAAGCTAA
- a CDS encoding response regulator — MSTPLNTGAQEHLSPEARLKAREDFFRLMSHEIRTPLNGVMGMLSLLSRTPLTPDQNSYLATARESGEHLLTLVNDLLDYARIDAGRIQLETSEVRLEPLLQSVAELLAPRAHANGIEVVWALDPRLDYIHADEGRLRQILFNLAGNAIKFTTSGGVLIRVGLTEDGLIRFSVRDTGPGIPEEARVRIFEEYGQVKISDATLYGGAGLGLVVVKKLAEVMQGELTLDSEVGRGSCFAIEFCAPYGLRKTAAQHRLPHAVTLVTHNTILADGAASHLTAADCRVRMLTDIEDCIDPQAMLLCDRAAVAGPVAAPSANSLILLAAEQRDELDAWRDKGWAGYLIKPLRRTSLLERLEALHNEARDAGSSQQDDERIVSEAAPDKAVLLVEDNPVNALLAQILLQREGCRVERASSGEEAIDILKARSFDIIFMDLGLPGVDGLGATRAVRALGIRTPIIALTANAYEEDRRASLHAGMNDFLTKPIELVALKHRLQTWAGDHAAARSA, encoded by the coding sequence ATGTCCACGCCGCTGAATACCGGCGCTCAAGAACATCTTTCGCCCGAAGCCCGGCTGAAGGCGCGCGAAGATTTTTTCCGCCTGATGAGCCATGAAATCCGTACACCCCTCAATGGCGTGATGGGCATGTTGTCGCTTTTGTCGCGCACGCCCCTGACGCCCGATCAGAACTCCTATCTGGCCACGGCGCGCGAGTCGGGCGAACATCTGCTCACCCTCGTCAATGATCTGCTCGACTATGCGCGCATCGATGCCGGACGCATTCAGCTCGAAACCAGCGAGGTGCGGCTCGAACCGCTGCTACAGAGCGTGGCCGAGCTGTTAGCGCCGCGCGCCCACGCCAATGGCATCGAAGTGGTCTGGGCGCTTGATCCGCGTCTCGACTATATCCACGCCGATGAAGGCCGCCTGCGCCAGATCCTGTTCAATCTGGCTGGCAATGCCATCAAATTCACCACGTCGGGCGGGGTGCTGATCCGCGTCGGCCTGACCGAAGATGGCCTTATCCGCTTCAGCGTGCGCGATACCGGCCCCGGCATTCCCGAAGAGGCGCGCGTGCGTATCTTTGAGGAATATGGTCAGGTCAAGATCAGCGACGCCACCCTCTATGGTGGTGCGGGTCTGGGTCTTGTGGTTGTCAAAAAGCTGGCCGAGGTCATGCAGGGCGAACTGACGCTGGACTCCGAAGTGGGCCGGGGCTCGTGTTTCGCCATCGAATTTTGCGCGCCTTACGGCCTGCGCAAAACGGCAGCACAGCATCGCCTGCCCCACGCCGTGACGCTGGTGACGCATAATACCATTCTGGCCGATGGCGCCGCCAGCCATCTGACGGCGGCGGATTGCCGGGTACGTATGCTGACAGATATTGAAGACTGTATCGATCCCCAGGCCATGCTCCTGTGCGACCGGGCGGCGGTGGCGGGGCCTGTGGCGGCACCTTCCGCCAACAGCCTGATCCTGCTGGCCGCCGAACAGCGCGACGAACTGGATGCCTGGCGCGACAAGGGCTGGGCCGGTTATCTGATCAAGCCCCTGCGCCGCACCTCGCTGCTCGAACGGCTCGAAGCCCTGCATAATGAAGCGCGTGATGCGGGGTCATCTCAGCAGGATGATGAGCGCATCGTCAGCGAGGCCGCGCCCGACAAGGCCGTCTTGCTGGTCGAGGATAATCCGGTCAATGCCCTGCTGGCGCAAATCCTGCTCCAGCGCGAAGGCTGCCGGGTCGAGCGCGCCTCGTCCGGCGAAGAAGCCATCGACATCCTGAAGGCGCGTAGTTTCGACATTATTTTCATGGATTTAGGCCTGCCGGGCGTCGATGGGCTGGGCGCCACGCGCGCCGTGCGGGCGCTCGGCATCCGCACCCCGATCATCGCGCTGACCGCCAATGCCTATGAAGAAGATCGCCGCGCCAGCCTGCACGCCGGGATGAATGATTTCCTGACCAAGCCGATTGAGCTGGTGGCGCTGAAGCACCGCCTGCAAACCTGGGCCGGAGACCACGCCGCCGCCAGATCGGCCTGA
- a CDS encoding YraN family protein — MKPDRQARGRKAHKSGHLAEYVALIHLLLKGYRILGFRLKTPQGEIDLLAQKGRRLCVVEVKQRRSHEEALETVSFIQQERLWQAGLTLQAKRPRLQHLDLNIDLYTLAPGHWPRHLRNAFEKPDGYF, encoded by the coding sequence ATGAAACCGGATCGGCAGGCGCGCGGTCGCAAGGCGCACAAAAGCGGCCATCTGGCCGAATATGTGGCGCTGATCCATCTGCTGCTGAAAGGTTACCGCATCTTAGGATTCCGCCTCAAAACCCCGCAGGGCGAGATCGACCTGCTGGCGCAAAAGGGCCGTCGCCTCTGCGTGGTCGAGGTCAAGCAGCGCCGCAGCCACGAAGAGGCGCTGGAAACCGTCTCCTTCATCCAGCAGGAACGGCTATGGCAGGCCGGTCTGACGCTTCAGGCCAAGCGCCCGCGCCTGCAACATCTCGATCTCAATATCGACCTCTATACCCTGGCTCCCGGTCACTGGCCGCGCCACCTGCGCAATGCCTTTGAAAAACCGGACGGCTATTTTTAG
- a CDS encoding YifB family Mg chelatase-like AAA ATPase, producing the protein MPARVTTIAFEGAEARRVEAEVVLTHGHVAFQVVGLGDKAVAESRERVRGAFAGMGLALPGKRIVANLSPADLPKEGTHFDLPIALALMAVMGIIPQDALEGFVCIGELKLDGSIAPVAGALPAAIAASSYGLGLICPLENGAEAAWAGDVSILAPRSLIALINHFKSQSVLTPPAPGEMKAAAKPMDLNEVKGQETPKRALEIAAAGGHNLLFIGPPGSGKSMLAQRLPGILPPLTSRELLETSQVWSMAGLIARGELTRDRPFRSPHHSASMAALTGGGMRARPGEVSLAHNGVLFLDELPEFSAQALDSLRQPLETGDVIVARANHHVRYPARVQLVAAMNPCRCGYGGAGKGACGKAPRCIKDYQGRVSGPLIDRIDLQIDVPPVTAMDMALPAPAEGSKEVAARVMAARQLQEDRARKLGLAPDNALNATAYGAGLEAICALDEAGKTLLTQAAQKSGLSARGWTRTLRLARTIADLEQSGPVLRRHVAEALIYRRQGADTTGHTPHLNANLA; encoded by the coding sequence ATGCCGGCGCGCGTCACCACCATAGCTTTCGAAGGTGCCGAGGCGCGCCGCGTCGAGGCCGAGGTCGTTCTCACCCACGGCCATGTCGCTTTTCAGGTGGTCGGCCTTGGCGACAAGGCGGTGGCCGAAAGCCGCGAACGCGTGCGTGGGGCCTTTGCCGGTATGGGGCTGGCCTTACCCGGCAAACGCATCGTCGCCAATCTGTCGCCCGCCGACCTGCCCAAGGAAGGCACACATTTCGACCTGCCGATTGCCCTGGCCCTGATGGCGGTGATGGGCATTATCCCGCAGGACGCGCTGGAAGGTTTTGTCTGCATCGGCGAACTGAAGCTCGATGGTTCCATCGCGCCGGTGGCTGGCGCCCTGCCCGCCGCCATTGCCGCATCATCCTACGGCTTAGGCCTGATCTGCCCGCTTGAGAATGGCGCCGAAGCCGCCTGGGCGGGCGATGTCTCCATCCTCGCCCCGCGTTCGCTGATCGCCCTGATCAATCATTTCAAGAGTCAGTCCGTCCTCACTCCGCCCGCGCCCGGCGAGATGAAGGCGGCGGCAAAACCGATGGATCTGAACGAGGTCAAGGGACAGGAAACGCCCAAGCGCGCCCTCGAAATCGCGGCGGCGGGCGGCCATAATCTCCTGTTCATAGGCCCGCCCGGTTCGGGCAAGTCGATGCTGGCCCAGCGCCTGCCCGGTATCTTGCCGCCACTGACCTCGCGCGAACTGCTCGAAACCTCGCAGGTCTGGTCGATGGCCGGGCTAATTGCGCGCGGCGAGCTGACACGCGACCGCCCGTTTCGTTCGCCGCACCATTCGGCCTCGATGGCAGCGCTGACCGGCGGCGGGATGCGCGCCCGCCCCGGCGAGGTGTCGCTGGCGCATAATGGCGTGCTGTTTTTAGATGAACTGCCGGAATTTTCAGCGCAGGCGCTCGATAGTCTGCGTCAGCCCTTAGAAACCGGCGATGTGATCGTGGCGCGCGCCAATCATCATGTCCGCTATCCGGCGCGCGTCCAGTTGGTCGCCGCCATGAATCCGTGCCGCTGCGGCTATGGCGGCGCGGGCAAGGGGGCGTGCGGCAAGGCGCCGCGCTGCATCAAGGATTATCAGGGTCGCGTGTCCGGGCCGCTGATCGATCGCATCGATCTGCAAATCGACGTACCGCCGGTGACCGCTATGGATATGGCCCTGCCTGCGCCTGCGGAAGGCTCGAAAGAGGTGGCGGCGCGCGTCATGGCGGCGCGTCAGCTTCAGGAAGACCGCGCCCGCAAACTGGGCCTGGCACCTGACAATGCGCTCAATGCCACCGCCTATGGCGCGGGACTGGAAGCCATCTGCGCACTCGATGAAGCGGGTAAGACCCTGCTCACCCAGGCGGCGCAAAAATCGGGCTTAAGCGCGCGCGGCTGGACGCGCACCCTGCGCCTGGCGCGCACCATCGCCGATCTCGAACAATCGGGGCCGGTCTTACGCCGCCACGTCGCCGAGGCACTGATCTACCGCAGGCAGGGCGCAGACACGACGGGCCATACACCTCATCTTAACGCAAACTTGGCGTGA
- a CDS encoding NADP-dependent malic enzyme, with amino-acid sequence MSSEKQTFSDDEALQLHQYPQPGKIALMATKPMATQRDLALAYSPGVAVPVRRIAENPETAYDYTAKGNMVAVITNGTAILGLGNLGALASKPVMEGKSVLFKRFADIDSFDIEVETQDPDEFITVVKNITGAFGGINLEDIKSPECFIIESALQDMADIPVFHDDQHGTAIICAAGLINALEVTGKHIEDIKVVLCGAGAAGLSSLSLVKALGVRKENTVVVDIHGVAYQGRTIDMDQWKAAHVTDTQKRTLAEAMVGADVFLGMSAKGVLTPEMVATMAPNPIIFAMANPDPEIAPEEVARVRSDAIVATGRSDYPNQVNNVLCFPYIFRGALDVRARRVNDEMKIAAARALAQLAREDVPDEVAAAYQGRQLKFGKDYIIPSPFDPRLIWYVPPFVAQAAMDTGVARKPIEDMDAYRKRLEQRLDPSASFLQSITSSVRSRQPKRIVFAEGEDIRVIRAAHAFKLQGLGTPILCGRANLVEANMRAAGIDPAEEGIEIINARLSHRNAAYSQLLYARLQRHGYLKRDVDRLIYQDRNSFAAAMLVSGHADGMVTGVTRAFDQALTDVLRVVDPAPDGRIMGLSVVLAKGRTVFIADTTVAETPSPEELGDIAVEAAMAVRAMGHTPRVAFMSYSTFGNPSGERSARVKQAVALLEQRGVDFEFEGEMPPDVALNPERWENYPFQRLTAPANVLVMPAIQSASISTKLVEALGGATVVGPLLLGLSKPVQICQLSDSVTKILTMATFAAYDVRATSRA; translated from the coding sequence GCCGGGCGTGGCCGTGCCGGTGCGGCGCATCGCGGAAAACCCCGAAACCGCCTATGACTATACGGCCAAAGGCAATATGGTGGCGGTGATCACCAATGGCACGGCGATTCTGGGGCTGGGCAATCTGGGAGCGCTGGCCTCCAAGCCGGTGATGGAAGGCAAGTCGGTGCTGTTCAAGCGCTTTGCCGACATCGATTCGTTCGACATCGAGGTCGAGACGCAAGACCCCGACGAATTCATCACCGTGGTGAAAAACATTACCGGCGCTTTCGGCGGCATCAATCTCGAAGACATTAAAAGCCCTGAGTGCTTCATCATCGAATCGGCCTTGCAGGACATGGCCGATATTCCGGTCTTCCACGATGACCAGCACGGCACGGCCATCATCTGTGCGGCGGGCCTGATCAATGCGCTGGAAGTGACCGGCAAACATATCGAAGACATCAAGGTGGTCTTATGCGGCGCGGGTGCGGCGGGGCTGTCGTCTCTGTCGCTCGTCAAAGCGCTGGGCGTGCGTAAGGAAAACACCGTTGTCGTCGATATTCACGGCGTGGCCTATCAGGGCCGCACCATCGACATGGACCAATGGAAGGCGGCGCACGTCACCGATACGCAGAAGCGCACCTTGGCCGAAGCAATGGTTGGCGCCGATGTCTTCTTAGGCATGTCGGCCAAGGGCGTGCTGACGCCTGAGATGGTGGCCACGATGGCGCCCAATCCGATCATCTTCGCCATGGCCAATCCCGACCCGGAAATCGCGCCGGAAGAGGTGGCGCGCGTGCGCTCCGACGCCATCGTGGCCACCGGTCGTTCGGACTATCCTAATCAGGTCAATAATGTCCTGTGCTTTCCCTATATCTTCCGGGGCGCGCTCGATGTGCGGGCGCGGCGCGTCAATGACGAGATGAAGATTGCCGCCGCCCGCGCCCTGGCGCAACTGGCCCGCGAAGACGTACCCGATGAAGTGGCCGCCGCCTATCAGGGTCGCCAGCTCAAATTCGGCAAGGACTATATCATTCCCTCGCCCTTCGACCCGCGCCTGATCTGGTACGTGCCGCCCTTCGTGGCGCAGGCCGCTATGGACACAGGCGTGGCGCGTAAGCCCATCGAGGACATGGACGCCTATCGCAAGCGGCTGGAGCAGCGGCTTGATCCGTCGGCCAGCTTCCTGCAATCGATCACCTCGTCGGTGCGGTCGCGCCAACCGAAACGCATCGTCTTTGCCGAGGGCGAGGACATTCGCGTCATCCGCGCCGCCCACGCCTTCAAGCTGCAAGGGCTGGGCACGCCGATCCTGTGTGGCCGCGCCAATCTGGTTGAGGCCAATATGCGCGCCGCCGGTATCGATCCGGCAGAAGAGGGCATCGAGATCATCAATGCCCGGCTGTCGCACCGCAATGCCGCCTATTCGCAACTGCTGTATGCGCGCCTGCAACGCCACGGCTATCTGAAGCGCGATGTTGATCGCCTGATCTATCAGGATCGCAACTCGTTTGCCGCCGCCATGCTGGTGTCGGGCCATGCCGACGGCATGGTGACGGGCGTGACGCGCGCCTTCGATCAGGCCCTGACCGACGTGCTGCGCGTCGTCGATCCTGCGCCCGATGGCCGCATTATGGGGCTGTCGGTGGTGCTGGCCAAGGGGCGTACCGTCTTTATCGCCGATACCACCGTGGCCGAAACGCCGTCGCCGGAAGAACTGGGCGACATTGCCGTGGAAGCCGCGATGGCGGTGCGGGCGATGGGCCATACACCGCGCGTCGCCTTTATGAGCTATTCGACCTTCGGCAATCCGTCGGGCGAACGTTCGGCGCGCGTCAAGCAGGCCGTGGCCCTGCTGGAACAGCGCGGCGTTGATTTTGAATTCGAGGGCGAGATGCCGCCCGATGTGGCGCTTAATCCCGAACGCTGGGAAAACTATCCGTTCCAGCGCCTGACCGCGCCCGCCAATGTGCTGGTCATGCCCGCCATCCAGTCGGCGTCGATCTCGACCAAGCTGGTCGAAGCCTTAGGCGGCGCGACCGTGGTCGGGCCCTTGTTGCTGGGCCTGTCGAAGCCGGTGCAGATCTGTCAGTTGTCGGATTCGGTGACCAAGATCCTGACCATGGCGACCTTTGCCGCCTATGATGTGCGCGCCACATCACGCGCCTGA